A genomic segment from Agrobacterium vitis encodes:
- the crcB gene encoding fluoride efflux transporter CrcB, translating into MKDMIYVALGGAVGSVLRYWIGIVTIRLFGPFLPCGTFSVNLIGSFCIGLFAEMIARKFDASADLRMLLITGLLGGFTTFSAFMLDTVSLAERGDLLWPVSYVAASIGLGIGAVFAGLAVGRWLF; encoded by the coding sequence ATGAAAGACATGATATATGTCGCCCTTGGCGGCGCGGTTGGGTCGGTGTTGCGATATTGGATCGGCATCGTCACAATCAGGCTATTCGGTCCGTTTCTTCCCTGCGGTACGTTTTCGGTCAATCTCATCGGGTCTTTCTGCATCGGTTTGTTTGCCGAAATGATTGCCCGCAAGTTTGATGCGTCAGCCGATCTGCGCATGCTGCTGATCACCGGTTTGCTCGGCGGCTTCACCACGTTTTCGGCCTTCATGCTGGATACGGTCAGTCTGGCGGAACGCGGCGACCTTCTTTGGCCAGTCTCTTATGTGGCTGCCAGTATCGGCTTAGGCATTGGCGCTGTGTTTGCGGGACTTGCCGTTGGTCGCTGGCTTTTCTGA
- a CDS encoding RluA family pseudouridine synthase — protein sequence MAGIEHITVGPDEAGMRLDRWFKIHYPGLGFGPLQKLMRSGQVRVDGGRVKTDARVQPGQVVRVPPMDVDAKTPKSGPIASHDLKHAGDGELLARMLLHEDEKVFVLNKPAGLAVQGGSGLNRHIDQMLEAWTSKKGEKPRLVHRLDRDTSGVLVVARTRGAAQKLTAAFRERDTKKTYWALVKGVPRKHDDKISTWVVKEQTEDGDRMRIARHGEDGADHAVSYYRVLETAAQSLAWLEMEPYTGRTHQLRLHALHIGHPIIGDPKYYIDDPNWDFPGGVQKRLHLHARHIDIPHPDGGRLRITAPLPPHMVQTWNLLGLDMENGGDF from the coding sequence ATGGCAGGCATAGAACACATTACCGTCGGTCCAGACGAGGCGGGCATGCGCCTCGACCGCTGGTTCAAGATCCACTATCCGGGCCTCGGCTTCGGTCCCTTGCAAAAGCTGATGCGCTCCGGCCAGGTCCGCGTCGATGGCGGCCGGGTGAAAACCGATGCCCGCGTGCAGCCCGGCCAGGTGGTGCGTGTGCCGCCGATGGATGTTGATGCCAAGACGCCGAAATCCGGGCCGATTGCCTCCCATGATCTGAAACATGCTGGCGACGGTGAATTGCTGGCGCGCATGCTGTTGCATGAGGATGAAAAAGTCTTCGTCCTGAACAAGCCAGCCGGTCTGGCCGTGCAGGGCGGCTCCGGCCTCAATCGCCATATCGACCAGATGCTCGAAGCCTGGACCAGCAAGAAGGGCGAAAAGCCGCGTCTCGTGCATCGCCTCGACCGCGATACGTCAGGCGTGCTCGTCGTCGCCCGCACCCGTGGCGCCGCCCAGAAACTGACAGCAGCGTTTCGTGAGCGCGACACCAAGAAGACCTATTGGGCGCTGGTCAAGGGCGTGCCGCGCAAGCATGACGATAAGATCTCCACCTGGGTGGTCAAAGAACAGACCGAAGACGGCGACCGCATGCGCATCGCCCGCCACGGCGAAGACGGCGCCGATCACGCCGTTTCCTATTACCGTGTGCTGGAAACAGCGGCGCAAAGCCTCGCCTGGCTGGAAATGGAGCCCTATACGGGCCGTACCCATCAGCTGCGCCTCCACGCCCTGCATATCGGCCATCCGATCATCGGTGATCCGAAATATTATATCGACGATCCCAACTGGGATTTCCCCGGCGGCGTCCAGAAGCGGCTGCATCTGCATGCCCGCCATATCGATATTCCCCATCCCGATGGCGGCCGCCTGCGCATCACTGCGCCCTTGCCGCCGCATATGGTGCAGACCTGGAACCTTCTGGGCCTCGACATGGAAAATGGCGGAGATTTTTAG
- a CDS encoding ATP12 family chaperone protein, whose translation MRDIFEGLTPELSDPDPVRRAQIQMKKPLPKRFYQDVTIAAGQDGHAVLLDGKAVKTPARNALVLPTEPLAALVAAEWHAQAEVIDPATMPVTRLVNTALDAVSANTQEVLDDIVRFCGNDMLCYRADAPQELVERQSVKWDPVLDWLAETHGARVLQTSGIIHQPQPSEAAEAFERALQRYRDGVALASLHVMTTLTGSAILALALADGHLSLLEAWDLAHLDENWTDEHWGSDMEAEARSAARFVDMQAAHDVLRAARA comes from the coding sequence ATGCGTGATATTTTCGAGGGCTTGACGCCTGAATTGAGTGATCCCGATCCGGTGCGCCGGGCGCAGATCCAGATGAAAAAGCCCTTGCCAAAGCGCTTCTATCAAGACGTGACCATTGCAGCAGGGCAGGACGGTCATGCGGTGCTTCTGGATGGCAAGGCGGTCAAGACGCCGGCCCGCAACGCCCTCGTGCTGCCGACAGAGCCTCTGGCTGCTTTGGTTGCTGCCGAATGGCATGCGCAGGCTGAGGTGATTGACCCCGCGACGATGCCGGTCACCCGGCTTGTCAATACGGCGCTTGATGCTGTCAGCGCCAATACACAAGAGGTGCTGGATGATATCGTCCGGTTCTGCGGCAATGACATGCTGTGCTACCGGGCCGATGCGCCTCAGGAACTGGTGGAGCGTCAGAGTGTTAAATGGGATCCGGTTTTGGACTGGCTTGCCGAGACGCATGGCGCACGGGTTCTTCAGACCAGCGGCATCATTCATCAACCGCAGCCATCAGAGGCAGCCGAGGCTTTCGAGCGGGCATTGCAGCGGTACCGCGATGGTGTGGCGCTCGCCAGCCTGCACGTGATGACGACGCTGACGGGGTCCGCTATCCTGGCGCTGGCGCTGGCCGATGGCCATCTGAGCCTGCTTGAAGCCTGGGATCTCGCCCATCTGGATGAAAACTGGACAGATGAGCACTGGGGCAGCGATATGGAAGCAGAAGCGCGCAGCGCGGCGCGTTTCGTAGACATGCAGGCCGCCCATGATGTGTTGAGGGCTGCTCGCGCTTGA
- a CDS encoding HAD-IA family hydrolase yields the protein MKLVLFDCDGTLIDSAGTIHESMRRTFLAFGKPEPTLDATKSIMGLTLDIAIARIDGKQHVDDEAMAMRDHYKSLFTEVRQAPGYSEPLFDGIRAFIERLAAEDEILIGAVTGKSRRGLNYVLDAHGFQSYFAVSRTADDCPSKPHPAMVTECCDETGMDLKDTVVIGDAIYDMQMARSAGVKAIGVSWGSASTDQLKASGAHFVVDRADALLAHIL from the coding sequence ATGAAACTGGTCCTGTTCGATTGCGACGGCACCTTGATCGACAGCGCGGGGACCATTCACGAGAGCATGCGCCGTACGTTTCTTGCTTTCGGCAAGCCGGAGCCGACGCTTGATGCGACCAAAAGCATCATGGGCCTGACGCTGGACATCGCCATCGCCCGCATCGACGGCAAGCAGCATGTCGATGACGAAGCTATGGCCATGCGGGACCATTACAAATCACTGTTTACCGAGGTGCGCCAAGCACCGGGCTATAGCGAACCGCTATTTGACGGTATTCGAGCATTCATCGAGCGGCTGGCTGCGGAAGACGAGATCCTGATTGGGGCCGTGACCGGCAAATCCCGGCGCGGCTTGAATTATGTTCTCGACGCCCACGGCTTTCAGTCCTATTTCGCCGTGTCGCGCACGGCGGACGATTGCCCGTCCAAACCGCATCCGGCCATGGTGACGGAGTGCTGCGATGAAACCGGCATGGATTTGAAAGACACCGTGGTGATTGGTGACGCGATCTACGATATGCAAATGGCCAGAAGCGCCGGTGTCAAGGCGATCGGTGTCAGTTGGGGCAGCGCCAGCACCGATCAGTTGAAGGCCAGCGGTGCGCATTTCGTCGTAGACCGGGCCGACGCGCTTCTTGCCCATATTTTGTGA
- a CDS encoding DUF1883 domain-containing protein encodes MTKPSFRFTHYDLKELRAGTILEVQLNAINNVRLMTASNFQRFKEGLDYKFAGGVAKKAPVKIVVPEQAHWHLIVDMEGHHGLAESSVKMVAPPVKSKKAS; translated from the coding sequence ATGACCAAACCGAGCTTTCGGTTCACTCATTACGATCTGAAGGAATTGCGGGCGGGCACCATTCTGGAAGTCCAGTTGAATGCCATCAACAACGTCCGACTGATGACCGCCAGCAATTTCCAACGCTTCAAGGAAGGGCTGGATTACAAATTTGCGGGCGGCGTCGCGAAGAAAGCCCCGGTCAAAATCGTCGTTCCCGAGCAAGCCCATTGGCATCTGATCGTCGATATGGAAGGCCACCATGGCCTGGCGGAATCATCCGTAAAGATGGTCGCACCGCCAGTGAAATCCAAAAAGGCAAGCTGA
- a CDS encoding copper chaperone PCu(A)C, which produces MLSLANSLRFQKNCLSAQRRLPPGGLGERKTIMTKTFLASAIVIMLAAGGVAAQEMDHAAMTAQGETAAPAQAITATLGSLKISDGYLKAMIPGQPIGGGFVTITNNGPVEDKLIAISSPRATRAELHEMVMQGTIMKMRKIPDGFVIAPGATLKMEPGGYHLMFMGVQMPFKANQTVPVTLTFEKAGKLELAMPVMTIRGR; this is translated from the coding sequence TTGCTTTCCCTCGCCAATTCGCTCAGGTTCCAGAAAAATTGCTTATCGGCGCAACGGAGATTACCGCCGGGAGGCTTGGGAGAGAGGAAGACAATAATGACCAAAACATTTTTAGCCTCAGCCATTGTCATCATGCTTGCCGCCGGCGGCGTCGCGGCACAAGAGATGGATCATGCCGCCATGACGGCACAGGGTGAGACGGCTGCGCCCGCACAGGCGATTACCGCGACACTGGGATCTCTTAAGATCAGCGATGGCTATTTGAAAGCAATGATCCCGGGACAGCCGATTGGCGGCGGTTTTGTGACGATCACCAATAACGGCCCCGTAGAAGATAAGCTGATCGCAATCTCGTCACCGCGTGCCACGCGGGCGGAATTGCATGAAATGGTCATGCAAGGCACGATCATGAAAATGCGAAAAATACCAGATGGTTTTGTCATTGCCCCAGGAGCCACATTGAAAATGGAACCGGGCGGTTACCATCTGATGTTCATGGGTGTGCAGATGCCCTTTAAGGCGAACCAGACTGTACCGGTAACGCTAACCTTCGAGAAGGCTGGCAAGCTCGAACTGGCGATGCCGGTGATGACGATACGCGGCAGGTAA